From Sulfurovum zhangzhouensis, one genomic window encodes:
- the era gene encoding GTPase Era — translation MSKEIKTKAGFVAVVGRPNAGKSTLLNHIVGEKLAMVSKKAQATRKRMNIIEMHKGAQIIFVDTPGIHKKEKLLNEFMLDEALKAIGDADLILFLAPVTDKLDEYEKFLRLSEAKGSKHIIVLTKIDHAKQGDILNKLAQYQKYQDHFEAIIPFSVNKKVGKEQLLDEIVKYLPESPYLYDPELLTTDNIRDIYKELIRESIFENLSDEIPYESDVVIEKIDESDNMDRVYATIIVEKDTQKGMIVGKRGEGIKRVGKLARELLEEFAQKKIYLDLHVAVKKGWSKNKNDLESLGYVF, via the coding sequence ATGTCTAAAGAGATAAAGACAAAAGCAGGTTTTGTAGCGGTAGTAGGACGTCCCAATGCTGGGAAGAGTACTTTATTGAATCATATCGTAGGCGAAAAACTTGCTATGGTCTCAAAAAAAGCTCAAGCAACGCGTAAGCGTATGAATATTATTGAGATGCATAAAGGTGCACAGATCATATTTGTCGATACACCGGGTATCCATAAAAAAGAGAAACTACTGAATGAGTTTATGCTTGATGAAGCTCTAAAAGCAATAGGGGATGCAGATCTTATTTTGTTCCTTGCCCCTGTTACTGATAAATTGGATGAGTATGAGAAGTTTTTACGGTTAAGTGAGGCAAAAGGTAGCAAACATATTATTGTATTGACAAAGATTGATCATGCAAAACAGGGAGATATACTTAATAAACTTGCTCAGTATCAGAAGTATCAAGATCACTTTGAAGCGATCATACCGTTTTCCGTCAATAAAAAAGTAGGAAAAGAACAGCTGTTAGATGAGATTGTCAAATATCTGCCTGAATCTCCATATCTTTATGATCCTGAACTTCTTACTACGGATAATATACGCGATATATATAAAGAGTTGATACGAGAATCGATTTTTGAAAATCTAAGTGATGAGATTCCTTATGAAAGTGATGTCGTTATCGAGAAGATTGATGAGAGTGACAATATGGACCGTGTTTACGCAACGATTATTGTAGAGAAGGATACTCAAAAAGGTATGATCGTGGGAAAACGAGGAGAAGGAATCAAACGTGTAGGCAAGTTAGCAAGAGAACTTCTTGAAGAGTTTGCACAGAAAAAAATATATCTGGATTTACATGTTGCCGTAAAAAAGGGATGGAGTAAAAACAAAAACGATTTAGAATCCTTAGGATATGTTTTTTAA
- the hslU gene encoding HslU--HslV peptidase ATPase subunit, whose amino-acid sequence MDNLTPKEIVAYLDKYVIGQKDAKKTIAVALRNRYRRMQLDEDMQHDVVPKNILMIGSTGVGKTEIARRLAKMMNLPFIKVEASKYTEVGFVGRDVESMVRDLATTSLSLVRAEENEKNKEKIAIYVENKIIEKLLPPLPAGASEQKKADYEHAFAKMQEKFEKGELDNLMVKVEVPDHPMLSDDGLPPQMIQVQESIVKVLGAYGKKGTEKELSVKDAKKILETEASQELLDEEQLKTLALEKVEKGGIIFLDEIDKIAVSSSAQSRQDPSKEGVQRDLLPIVEGSTVQTKLGMVKTDHILFIAAGAFHLSKPSDLIPELQGRFPLRVELNSLDEETLYRILTEPKHSLIKQYQALMKVEGVTLTFEEEALRAIAHYSLTANEKTEDIGARRLHTVVEKVLEEISFSADEYTGQEISVSKTLIDEKIGSVVEDEDATRYIL is encoded by the coding sequence GTGGATAATTTGACACCTAAAGAGATTGTAGCTTATCTTGATAAGTATGTAATTGGTCAAAAGGATGCAAAAAAAACTATTGCGGTCGCACTTCGAAACCGTTATAGACGTATGCAACTAGATGAAGATATGCAGCATGATGTTGTTCCCAAGAATATTTTGATGATAGGAAGTACAGGAGTAGGTAAGACCGAGATTGCCAGACGTTTGGCAAAAATGATGAACCTACCGTTTATAAAGGTAGAAGCAAGTAAATATACTGAAGTCGGTTTTGTAGGACGTGATGTAGAATCTATGGTACGTGATCTTGCTACAACATCACTCTCTCTTGTTAGAGCAGAGGAGAATGAGAAGAACAAGGAAAAGATCGCTATTTATGTAGAAAATAAGATCATCGAAAAACTTCTACCTCCACTTCCTGCCGGAGCGAGTGAGCAGAAAAAGGCTGACTATGAGCATGCTTTTGCCAAGATGCAGGAGAAGTTTGAAAAAGGTGAACTAGATAATCTGATGGTGAAAGTGGAGGTACCAGATCATCCAATGCTTTCAGATGATGGTCTTCCACCTCAAATGATCCAAGTACAAGAGTCTATTGTCAAAGTACTTGGTGCATACGGAAAGAAAGGTACCGAGAAAGAGCTGTCAGTGAAAGATGCGAAGAAGATCCTGGAAACTGAGGCAAGTCAGGAACTGCTCGATGAAGAGCAGTTAAAGACTTTGGCATTAGAAAAGGTAGAAAAGGGCGGTATCATTTTTCTTGATGAAATCGATAAGATTGCTGTTTCGTCTTCTGCTCAAAGTAGACAAGACCCGAGTAAAGAGGGTGTACAAAGAGACTTGTTGCCTATTGTTGAAGGTTCAACAGTACAGACTAAGCTAGGAATGGTCAAGACTGATCATATCCTTTTTATTGCTGCAGGTGCATTCCACTTAAGCAAACCAAGTGATCTTATCCCTGAGCTTCAGGGAAGATTTCCATTGAGAGTAGAGCTGAACAGTTTAGATGAGGAGACGCTTTATCGTATTCTTACTGAACCGAAACATTCTCTAATCAAGCAATATCAGGCACTGATGAAAGTAGAAGGTGTGACACTTACATTTGAAGAAGAAGCGCTTAGAGCCATAGCTCATTATTCATTGACTGCCAATGAAAAAACTGAAGATATCGGTGCAAGACGTCTTCACACGGTAGTAGAGAAAGTTCTTGAGGAGATCAGTTTTAGTGCCGATGAATATACCGGACAGGAAATTTCAGTAAGCAAAACGTTGATTGATGAGAAGATCGGAAGCGTAGTAGAAGATGAAGATGCTACACGTTATATATTATAA
- the hslV gene encoding ATP-dependent protease subunit HslV, which yields MFDATTILGYKGDGKAVIGGDGQVTFGDTVLKGNATKIRTLYNGSILAGFAGSTADAFNLFDMFESKLAEYKGDLFKSVIGFSKMWRKDKHLRQLEAMMIVLNKEHIFILTGNGDVVEPQDGKIAAIGSGGNYAISAARALDKHAGLDPRTLVEESLQIAGELCIYTNTNIKILEL from the coding sequence ATGTTTGATGCAACTACGATACTGGGGTATAAGGGTGATGGTAAAGCGGTTATCGGCGGTGATGGACAGGTTACATTTGGAGATACCGTACTCAAAGGAAATGCAACTAAGATACGTACACTTTATAATGGAAGTATCTTAGCCGGTTTTGCAGGAAGTACTGCGGATGCTTTTAACCTATTTGATATGTTTGAATCCAAACTTGCAGAATACAAAGGGGATCTGTTCAAATCTGTCATAGGGTTTTCAAAGATGTGGCGTAAAGATAAACATCTCCGTCAGCTTGAAGCGATGATGATCGTACTCAATAAAGAGCATATCTTTATACTCACCGGAAACGGTGATGTTGTTGAACCACAGGACGGAAAGATAGCTGCGATCGGATCGGGAGGAAACTATGCGATCTCTGCAGCGAGAGCATTGGATAAACATGCCGGGCTTGATCCCAGAACACTTGTAGAAGAGTCTTTACAGATTGCCGGTGAACTCTGTATCTATACTAATACCAATATTAAAATCTTAGAACTATAA
- the rplI gene encoding 50S ribosomal protein L9 has protein sequence MKVLLIKDVKSLGSAGEIKEVKDGYGQNFLIGKGLAKLATPTVVEEWKEEQARMAQELADEIARLEAEKITLEATAIKIEKESAPVGIKGSIGNADISKAILEQLNIELDKKNINLKKAIKSTGIHNVDAKLGHGIHATLKVEIVGV, from the coding sequence ATGAAAGTATTATTGATCAAAGATGTAAAATCACTTGGAAGTGCAGGTGAAATAAAAGAAGTAAAAGATGGATATGGTCAGAACTTTCTCATTGGGAAGGGATTGGCAAAGCTTGCAACTCCTACAGTTGTAGAGGAGTGGAAGGAAGAACAGGCACGTATGGCACAAGAGCTAGCTGATGAAATAGCTAGACTTGAAGCAGAGAAGATCACGCTGGAAGCTACTGCGATCAAGATCGAAAAAGAGTCTGCACCTGTTGGGATAAAAGGATCTATAGGTAATGCTGATATCTCGAAAGCGATTTTGGAACAGCTCAACATTGAGCTAGATAAAAAGAATATCAACTTGAAAAAAGCGATCAAGTCTACAGGTATCCATAATGTTGATGCAAAGTTGGGACATGGTATTCACGCGACACTTAAAGTAGAAATAGTAGGGGTATAA